The window CTGGAAACAGGAATTTAGAGAAGAGGAGATAAAAACACACCTGAGTCATTCATCTTATCACCCCCAAGAATGGACAAAGCTTTGGCAATTGAAGATTCTTTCAGTGGGACAGATTTGCCTAAAGCCGTCGTGAACATAGGCAAAGTTCCAGGTGTATCCACTGCTCGCATTTGGGGATTTGAACTATAAGTGTTCTGCAAATCTAAAGAACAGGGAACATTCAAGAGGAATGTCTACAAACATTATGTGATAActgaagaaaattaagaaacaacCTGAATGAATCACATCCAAAAACATTAATCGAACAACAGATGTGCTTTATTGAAAAAGGGGCGTTATGAAGGAATCGAGTGGACCTGAATAGGAGGAGGCAACATTGTCATCTGCTAAAAGGGATTTGGCTCTAGCAATCGAAGACTCTTTTAGAGGTACAGACTTCCCCAGCCCAGTCCTGAACATTGGGATTTCGCAAGGCATGCCCATGGATTCTTCCCGTTCTATAAGCTTCGAGCATCCTTTGGGAGCATCCAAAAACATCACAGTTTTTAATCTCCGCGCCCTATCcttatctttatatataacccacaaatattattaaaaaaaaaaaacaaaaaaaaatgttgaatcaCCTTGAAGCAAGAGATCGGGCATGGAAGGTAGGGGAGCTGAGGAGTCGAGCGCCTGATTTGGAGTAGAATCATCGGAGTCGGACTGAAGAATCCGGCCAGCGACTTCCCACCGGAAACCATCGCCGCTGGAATCGGGAAATAACTGCCACGTCGACATATCTTCAGTTCTAGGGTTTCGAACTTTTCCTCGATTCGTTTGTTATTCTATCTGATTCTGTCGATTCCAAGAACATCACTTCCTGATTTCTTCAGTATTTCCTCTATCTACCGCACGCCGACGCCATGAGAGGATGATGAGTGCTgaaatttattctttttctaattttatttttttttttttcccccaaaaaaaatgaaaattaagatCTGAGAGAGGCGGGAAAGTTGAAAATTATATGGGccgaaaataataatacatgtaTCAGTCGCGTCGTTTTAACTTTGGGCTTTTATTTTAACAATTGCTTCTACTTGGCCCAAGTATTTCAAAAGATCGATCTGTTCTGTtgaatgaaatttaaaaattacatgGCAACAACAATGGCGAAAAAGATTCACAGAGAAAATTTACATTGACAACAATCTATCTCCCTCCACCGTCAAGTAAATTtctaaacaagataaaaaaaaatcccagaTTCTGAGAACGGTagcttattatttattatatggGGGAAGGGGCTGAGGAGGCGGCGGAGGAGGTCGTGGGGACACCGATGAACGAGAGGAATCCCGCGGCGGCAGGATCTTGCTCGTCGAGGAAGAGATCATCGGGAGCTCTAAACGCCCCGTGGACACAGACTGTTGCTATTCCGATCATGAGAGCTGATATCAGTACAGATCCAACGCTGGTGAAGAAGATCACGGCGATCGTTGAGAGGATCAGGCCGCCGAGAGTTTCGTATTCGGAGAATGATCGTCCGAAGAGGATAAGAGGACGATCCGCTGGACGGAAGAGGTAGAGGAAGAGCCAAGAAGCGGCGAGGCATACGAGGAGGACTAGAGAGAATGGGTGGGCGAGAAGAGAGAATCCGAGGATCAGAGCGACGATGCAGACGTAATTCACCCTGAAATAAGAAGAGTTCTTCCGGAATGGCGTCGCGGCGTCGGCGAGA is drawn from Camelina sativa cultivar DH55 chromosome 8, Cs, whole genome shotgun sequence and contains these coding sequences:
- the LOC104709012 gene encoding PRA1 family protein B5-like; protein product: MVSTDPHVLPVSTTATATTTQPPIVTAVVESQPPAVRAFVNGVTETVRGSLSRSRPWSELLDRSAFTKPKSLADAATPFRKNSSYFRVNYVCIVALILGFSLLAHPFSLVLLVCLAASWLFLYLFRPADRPLILFGRSFSEYETLGGLILSTIAVIFFTSVGSVLISALMIGIATVCVHGAFRAPDDLFLDEQDPAAAGFLSFIGVPTTSSAASSAPSPI